Proteins encoded in a region of the Gulosibacter sediminis genome:
- a CDS encoding ABC transporter permease → MGGARYLTFTNVEQCVTPGPDLEDPMERTSRAWPRFVAPAALAVVLLTVWELAVRSGVISEEFLPTPSALAVRFFTEIVDGPLLQYTGVTLVEALLGTLIAVLVAVPLGYLIARVVWVDLALTPYVTASQAIPAVAVAPLLALWIGYGLTPIAMLCAVVAFFPMLVTTILGVRALPSDVIEAARLDGANWWQTLLWVEAPLAMPSVLAGLRAGTALSITGAVVGEFTMGGRGLGMLLTLFRDANDTEGLFATLIMLVILAVGLFTILRVLDAVLTARSRARSADTLNSLDSLDTDEIHLVPPAEPSPKGSAHV, encoded by the coding sequence ATGGGAGGCGCGCGGTACCTGACGTTCACGAACGTCGAGCAGTGCGTAACCCCGGGGCCAGATCTGGAGGACCCGATGGAGCGCACGAGCCGCGCCTGGCCGCGCTTTGTCGCGCCGGCGGCCCTCGCCGTCGTGCTCCTCACGGTTTGGGAGCTCGCGGTGCGCAGCGGCGTCATCAGCGAGGAGTTCCTGCCCACGCCCAGCGCACTCGCGGTGCGCTTTTTCACCGAGATCGTCGACGGCCCACTGCTGCAGTACACCGGCGTCACCCTCGTCGAAGCGCTGCTCGGCACGCTCATCGCGGTGCTCGTGGCGGTGCCCCTCGGCTACCTCATCGCCCGCGTCGTGTGGGTCGACCTTGCGCTCACGCCCTACGTCACGGCGTCACAGGCGATCCCCGCCGTCGCGGTCGCGCCCCTGCTCGCGCTCTGGATCGGCTACGGCCTCACCCCGATCGCCATGCTCTGCGCGGTCGTCGCGTTCTTCCCGATGCTCGTCACGACGATCCTCGGCGTGCGCGCCCTGCCGAGCGATGTCATCGAAGCGGCGCGTCTCGACGGCGCGAACTGGTGGCAGACCCTGCTCTGGGTCGAGGCGCCGCTCGCGATGCCGAGCGTGCTCGCGGGCCTGCGCGCCGGCACCGCCCTCTCGATCACCGGCGCCGTCGTCGGCGAGTTCACGATGGGCGGCCGCGGCCTCGGCATGCTGCTCACCCTTTTCCGCGACGCGAACGACACCGAAGGCCTGTTCGCGACCCTGATCATGCTCGTGATCCTCGCCGTCGGCCTGTTCACGATTTTGCGCGTGCTGGATGCGGTGCTCACCGCCCGCTCGCGCGCCCGCTCTGCCGACACCCTCAACTCGCTCGATTCGCTCGACACTGACGAGATTCACCTCGTC
- a CDS encoding cysteine hydrolase: MIPADAQLIAIDMQRVFRDPDSVWCCAGFDAALRNIERLAAAVSTPPIFTRFVRDPAEVGTWREYYDRWPTTRLPPDDPAWELEIGSLTASDTLDAPMFSKWGNELARLPITTPLILTGVATDCCVLGTALGAIDAGRKVIVVTDACAGGTDDAHAKALELLGLLDPLITLVTTDELLGQ, from the coding sequence GTGATTCCCGCCGACGCACAACTCATTGCCATCGACATGCAGCGGGTCTTCCGAGACCCCGACAGTGTGTGGTGCTGTGCCGGCTTCGACGCCGCCCTGCGCAACATCGAACGGCTCGCGGCCGCCGTCTCGACGCCGCCCATCTTCACCCGCTTCGTGCGCGACCCTGCCGAGGTTGGCACCTGGCGCGAGTACTACGACCGCTGGCCCACCACTCGACTCCCGCCCGACGACCCAGCGTGGGAGCTCGAGATCGGCTCGCTCACCGCATCCGACACCCTCGACGCCCCAATGTTCTCGAAGTGGGGCAACGAACTCGCCCGCCTGCCGATCACGACGCCGCTCATTCTTACTGGCGTCGCCACCGACTGCTGCGTACTCGGCACCGCCCTCGGCGCCATCGACGCTGGCCGCAAGGTGATCGTGGTGACCGACGCCTGCGCTGGCGGCACCGATGACGCCCACGCGAAGGCACTCGAACTCCTCGGCCTGCTCGACCCGCTCATCACCCTCGTCACCACGGACGAATTGCTCGGGCAGTAA
- a CDS encoding GntR family transcriptional regulator, with amino-acid sequence MTVSRSQHRVKHVFRAILARLLGSISACGIQEHSCNVISARHMHATEVAMGSPQPDDAPVLDRIRAKIVNGEFMPGDLLAETRLAEQLDVSRTPIREAFKQLKIEGLIEIRPRVGTFVRKPTQREVIELFQLKESLEGLAANLLTRRGHTEDLEVLIDNVQKEKDAVAAGDRQAYSELVHHFHTTLVRGADNQKLSVHYDLLMNQLAYQQIVQQTIRLPGRLEDSLSEHEKIVNAIQMKDPLMAELIARRHVVASGESASVAAFHELQNQATAD; translated from the coding sequence ATGACCGTATCCAGGTCACAACATCGTGTCAAGCATGTTTTCCGGGCAATTTTGGCGAGATTGTTGGGCTCGATCTCCGCTTGTGGCATACAAGAGCACTCCTGTAATGTCATAAGTGCCCGCCACATGCATGCAACGGAGGTAGCCATGGGGTCACCGCAGCCCGACGATGCGCCGGTACTTGACCGCATCCGAGCGAAGATCGTCAACGGCGAGTTCATGCCCGGCGACCTCCTCGCGGAGACTCGCCTCGCAGAACAACTCGACGTCAGTCGCACACCGATTCGCGAAGCCTTTAAACAATTGAAGATTGAAGGCCTCATCGAAATCCGCCCGCGCGTCGGCACATTTGTGCGCAAGCCCACGCAGCGCGAGGTCATCGAACTCTTTCAGCTCAAGGAATCTCTCGAAGGGCTCGCGGCCAATCTGCTTACTCGCCGAGGCCACACTGAAGATCTCGAGGTATTGATCGACAATGTCCAAAAAGAAAAGGACGCGGTTGCCGCGGGCGATCGTCAGGCCTATTCCGAACTCGTTCATCACTTCCATACGACCCTGGTGCGCGGGGCCGACAACCAGAAGCTCTCCGTGCACTACGACCTGCTCATGAACCAGCTCGCCTACCAGCAGATCGTGCAGCAGACGATCCGGCTGCCAGGTCGCCTCGAAGACTCGCTGAGCGAGCACGAGAAGATCGTCAACGCCATCCAGATGAAGGACCCGTTGATGGCCGAGCTCATTGCGCGCCGCCACGTCGTGGCCTCAGGCGAATCGGCCTCGGTCGCCGCATTCCATGAGTTGCAGAACCAAGCCACTGCCGACTGA
- a CDS encoding ABC transporter ATP-binding protein yields the protein MSKTTASTTTVELIDCAITFPDQGSGTYTAVRDISLTAEAGKFTSVVGPTGSGKSTILNMSAGLLNPTQGTVLVKGRELKGLNKEAGYLFQQDALLPWRTALDNVALALNYRGISSAEAKKEATEWLARVGLKGFEKRFPAQLSGGQRRRVSMAQMWITNPSLILMDEPFSALDVQTRLVMEGELLNLWSANRAATLFVTHDLDEAVALSDEIIVLSAGPASNIVGRFEVPLERPRDLLEIKRDPVFQRIYSEVWDCLKEEVMKTYHLTEGEAE from the coding sequence GTGTCGAAGACGACCGCCTCCACCACCACCGTGGAACTGATCGATTGCGCGATCACGTTCCCTGACCAAGGCTCGGGCACCTACACGGCCGTTCGAGATATTTCACTAACTGCTGAAGCGGGCAAATTCACTTCAGTTGTGGGGCCAACAGGTTCCGGTAAGTCGACAATTCTCAACATGTCGGCCGGGCTATTGAACCCAACTCAGGGCACCGTTCTGGTGAAAGGCCGCGAACTCAAGGGCCTGAATAAAGAAGCTGGATATCTCTTTCAGCAAGACGCACTGCTTCCGTGGCGTACGGCGCTCGATAACGTCGCGCTAGCGCTGAACTATCGGGGCATCTCTTCTGCCGAGGCGAAGAAGGAAGCCACAGAGTGGCTTGCTCGAGTCGGTTTGAAAGGGTTTGAGAAGCGGTTCCCCGCTCAGCTCAGCGGTGGACAGCGCCGGCGCGTATCCATGGCGCAGATGTGGATCACGAACCCAAGCCTGATCCTCATGGACGAACCGTTCTCTGCCCTGGACGTGCAAACACGCCTCGTCATGGAGGGCGAGCTGCTCAACCTGTGGTCGGCAAACCGTGCGGCCACGCTCTTTGTTACGCACGATTTGGACGAAGCCGTCGCGCTGTCGGACGAAATCATTGTGCTCAGCGCCGGTCCCGCGAGCAACATCGTTGGCCGCTTCGAAGTGCCACTTGAACGGCCCCGTGACTTGCTTGAGATCAAGCGCGACCCGGTGTTTCAGCGCATCTACAGCGAGGTCTGGGACTGCCTCAAAGAGGAAGTTATGAAGACGTACCACCTGACCGAGGGGGAGGCGGAGTAG
- a CDS encoding ABC transporter permease, with the protein MTQLASSTEALITSSENNTKTKAVRPAQQLRAKKARMLLYQIIVGVILLALWQLGSTTGVLDTFFFSEPTMVFSRIVEWFATGSIYTHLIATTQATLLAFIIGVLGGMAFGVLFGRVDFLAQLFDPFIKMINALPRLVLAPIFLLWFGIGIGSKVALAATLVFFVVFFNTLEGMRSVPRVLVNNSKMLGASEWQLLKSVYLPSAVSWIFSSLHTSVGFAITGAVIGEYLGAFRGIGYVIAQAQGTFDTTSVFAGMVVLMVFVLIIEYFITLAEKRLLRWRAVGTN; encoded by the coding sequence ATGACGCAACTCGCATCATCCACAGAAGCCCTGATCACCTCTTCGGAGAACAATACGAAGACCAAGGCCGTGCGTCCCGCGCAGCAACTGCGCGCGAAGAAGGCACGCATGCTGCTGTACCAGATCATCGTTGGCGTCATCCTGCTGGCCCTGTGGCAGCTGGGTTCGACAACGGGTGTGCTGGACACTTTCTTCTTTAGCGAACCCACGATGGTGTTCTCGCGCATCGTCGAATGGTTTGCGACGGGTTCGATCTACACCCACTTGATCGCGACGACGCAGGCGACGCTCCTCGCGTTCATCATCGGTGTTCTTGGCGGCATGGCGTTTGGCGTGTTGTTTGGCCGAGTTGACTTCCTAGCGCAGCTGTTCGACCCGTTCATCAAGATGATCAATGCCCTCCCGCGTCTGGTCCTCGCCCCGATCTTCCTGCTGTGGTTCGGCATCGGCATTGGTTCGAAGGTTGCACTCGCGGCGACGCTGGTGTTCTTCGTCGTGTTCTTCAACACCCTCGAGGGCATGCGCAGCGTGCCTCGTGTGCTGGTCAACAACTCCAAGATGCTCGGTGCCTCCGAGTGGCAGCTGCTCAAGAGCGTGTACCTGCCGAGCGCGGTGAGCTGGATTTTCTCGAGCCTGCACACGAGTGTCGGTTTCGCCATTACCGGTGCCGTGATCGGTGAGTACCTCGGCGCCTTCAGGGGTATTGGTTACGTCATTGCCCAGGCGCAGGGAACCTTCGATACGACGAGCGTGTTTGCCGGCATGGTCGTGCTCATGGTCTTCGTCTTGATCATCGAATACTTCATCACGCTGGCCGAAAAGCGCCTCCTTCGCTGGCGCGCAGTCGGCACCAACTAA